The DNA region taatcataatataatcattcggtagcaatctattctcataaTCATATGAAGAGGCgtttaggaacgagctcacctctagattcaattgttgtgctcgagctctagtgattggaccttgaacatTCAGTGGAGGATTGTTGTTTGTATccaaaggagtgatgtcctcatcatcctccccctcttgaattggagtcatcctcgactcaaaCTCATCTTCTTCTCCCAAGTATGGCTttaaatctgaaatgttaaaggtgggactaaccccaaactcgggaggcaactcaagcttatatgcattgtcatttattTTCTCAATTATTTTGAAAGGACCGTCAGCCCTGGGCATCAACTTAGACTTTCTCAATTCTGGAAATCTATCCTTTCTAAGGTGTAACCAAACTAAATCTCCTGGTTGAAGTTTAATTTCTTGTTTACCTTTACTACCAGTGATTCTATACTTTTCGTTCATCTTCTCAATGTTGTGCTTAGTTGTCTCATGCATTTGCAAAATAAATTCAGCAcgtttcttggcatcactatGAATTCTCTCTCTAGCAGGTAAAGGCAATATATCAATTGGAGCAAGGGGGTTgaaaccatacactacctgaaaaggacttaccttggtggtggaatgtgttgcccgattgtatgcaaactccacatgaggcaaacattcttcccacaccttcaaatttttcttcaaaacagccctcaacatggtGCCCAAGGTGCGGTTCACCACCTCTGTTTGTCCATCGGTTTGTGGGTGACATGTTGTAGAGAACAGCAGCTTTGTTCCCAACTTGTTCCACAGAGTGCGCCAAAAGTGACTCAAGAATttagcatcacgatctgaaacaatagttgaaggcataccatgcaaacgaacaatctctttgaaaaagaggtcagcaatatgaacagcatcatcactcttatgacatggtatgaagtgtgccatcttagaaaaacGATCCACCACCACAAagatgctatccctccccctcttagttCGAGGCAATCCCAAAACAAAGTCCATCGAAATGTCTGtccaaggaatagaaggaacgggaagaggcatgtataaaccatgcggattcaagcgtgacttagctttttgacatgtggtGCAGCGCGCCACGAATCGCTCAATATCTCTtctcatctttggccaaaagaaatgtgaGGCTAAAACATCCTCCGTCTTCTTAGCACCGAAAtgtcccatcagccctcctccatgcGCTTCGTGTAACAACAAGTGACGAACGGAACCaacaaagttcggaagttgcagcaatggtgcgtGTGTAAGCTTGCCCTTCAAAGCATCAAAGGACTCATCATGTGCCTTTCCCCAACGGAACACCACCCCTTTCTTTGTCAACTCATGCAAgggggctgcaatggtgctgaaatctttgACGAAACGgcggtagaatcctgcaagaccaagaaaactcctcACCTGCGTGATGGTTTGGGGAACCGGCCAACTCTTGATTGCTTCAATTTTTGACTCATCCacctcaattccctgtggagtaacaacatagccaaggaaagagactcgatccgtgcaaaagatgcacttctcaaggttaccaaacaaacaAGCATCACGTAAAGCGTTAAAAACAGCATGTAGGTGATCCATGTGTTCATCCAAAGACTTGCTataaatcaagatatcatcaaagtaaactACCACAAATCGTCCAATGAAAGCCCtcaaaacctcattcattaagcgcatgaaagtgctaggtgcattagtcaaaccgaaaggcatcactaaccactcatacaacccaaatttggttttaaaagctgttttccattcatctccaagtttcattctaatctggtggtagccacttcgcaaatcaatctttgtgaAAATTATAGAACCgcacaactcatcaagcatgtcatcaagCCTAGGAATAGGATGACGGTACCGAATTGTAATATTAttgatagctctacaatcaacacacatacgccaagtaccatctttctttggaactaAAAGCAcaggaacagcacaaggactaaggctctcacgtaCATACCCACGGTCCAAAAgttcttggacttgtcgctgaatttccttagtctcctcGGGGTTGGTTCGGTAGGCTGCTCGGTTGGGCAAAGTTGCCCCCGGAATCAAGTCGATTTGATGTTCTATTCCTCTCACAGGTGGCAGCCCCGGTGGTACCTCAGCTGGAAAAACATCctcgtactcctgcaaaaggttagtgacAGTAGGAGGTATCGAGCTAGAGATATCATCAAGTGAAAACAAAGCTTGTTTGCAAAGGAAGGCATAGCAAACATCATCTACAGAAATTTCAGCAATGTCACATTTTGTTGCAAGCATAACTCCACCCTTCAATTTAATGCCCTCGTTCTTAGAATTAGGTGCAGGTTTATCCCTTTTATGTGGAAAATCAGATTTTGCTACTTGTTGATTTTCAAATTTTGTGTCATTCAAACTAGCAGCTCGCTCTTTctcagcttgtacaatttcagcaggggtcaaaggTAGCAAAGTATATTTCTTTCCTTTATGCACAAAGGTGTATTTGTTACTTCTACCATGGTGTGTGGCATCATTATCATGTTCCCAAGGCCTACCCAACAAAAgggaacaagcttgcataggtaccacatcacaatcaacCGAATCTGAATATGACCCAATGGAAAAAGAAACTCTGCAAGTTTGTGTTACCTTAGCTTTTCCCGAATCATTTAGCCACTGAATATGGTATGGATGTCGGTGTGGCcgtgtggtcaagccaagcttcttgatcAACTCAGAACTTACCAAATTAttgcaactacctccatcaataatgaCTCGCACACGTCGGTTGTTGATGACGAAGAAAATCTGAAATAGATTGTGGCGTTGCAGCTGGTCGGGCTGTTGCACTTGTGTGTTGAGCACCCGCTGAACAATGGCGCTCCTATAGGTCGCTGTATCCTCTCCGCCAAGGATCTCTTCTTCACCATCAtcattttctttctcttcttcatcttcaatgTCAGAGGTGCTGATGTAGCCATCCTCTGTAGCAATGTATGCTCGCTGACTTGGGCAGTCCTTCTGCACATGGCCAAGCCCATGGCAACGGTGGCATTGGATGCCAGAGGTGCGCCCCGTTGATGCCATGGATGATGAACTCTTTGCGGGTACCTGCGCAGAATTTTTACCTAAATCGGAGGACCGTGTGGGCACTGCAGCAACTCCCGAAGCTGCTGGTCGCTTGctagctggtggtggtggcatccGGAAAGTTGCAGACTTGTTCAGCCCCGTTGATGTCGTTGTTCGTGGCGTGTAGGAGGTGGTGGACTTGCCCCTGCCTTGCTGCTCACGTCCCTGCAATTCCTTCTCTGCAAGCATAGCAAACTGAAACAACTGGTTGATAGTGTtaaattccttataatcaacaaTGTCCTGAATCTCACGCCTTAGACCCGAATAAAAACGACAAATAGAATCCTCAGGCCCCTCCACAACACCACAACGCATCATGCCCTTTTGGAGCTCCCCATAGTAATCTTGGACAGATTTCTCTCCTTGCTCTAGGCGCATCAATTTCTTACGCAAGTCTCTATGGTAGGAAGGGGGAACAAAACGATCACGCATAGCTATCTTAAGTTGTTCCCATGTGGTTGGTAAAGCATTTTCTGCAGCTAACCCACTCCACCAAATGATTGCAAAATCCTTAAACTCACTAGAGGCTTGTCGAACTCTATGTCTTTCAGGAACAAGGTGGGCACTAAATTTCTGCTCTACTgtcatctcccaatcaagataCCCCTCAGCATCATAATGGCCTGAAAAAGGTGGAATTGTGAACTTTaccttagcataaggatcatcggGAGCATGTTGGGCATGACCTTGATGTCGATGACCTCCCATACCTCTCCTGTTCTCACGTAGACGATGTCGTAGCATCGCTGTTCGGGTGGCTGCAGCATCTATGTTTCCATCCTCATCAAAAATAGCATCTTCATTCGAGTTGTTTCCTCCCATATCTTCCTCATTTGGTAGACGGTTTTCTAACTCTGTAACCTTATCGGTTAAAGTAGATATCCGCCTATCCAACCTCTCTATGCTGCTACCAAGCTTGAGATCAATTAGTGCATCGGTGACAGCCTTCTTGATTGCATCATTCATCCCTCTCTGGGATTCCTCCATGGCAGCTTGAAGTTGAGCTCTACTAACACACTCATTGAAATCTTTGGGAGAGTTTGCCTGTTCATCCCCTGCCATTACAAACAACAACACGGCAGCAAGCAGTGAAGGTTATCCCTAATAAAAGACTACAAGCTGTAGTGGTGCCTCTCAATCATGCAAAATGGCAGCTCCTCCACAAGCACTTGCAAAAGTTCTTACCAATCACAAAACAAGAGTTGGTGCAATCGGCGGCTGGTTCGTGATGCTTGTGAGGAGGTGGCACCAAGATTGCAAGGGTCCTCTTTCTATACCGATCTGAAGGAATatgtggagcttgggaaggcacAGAGATAAATATATATGTGGCACAAAAGTTAGTAACCGATAGCAATGCTGAATTATAGTCCCAAGTTGTTGTTCTTGTTGCTGGTCTAAAATGTTCCAAGTACCAGAGTTGTGATAACAAGGCAGAGAACAAATATGTTGATCAAAAAGGGCCACAAACAAAGCACAAGACATCACATGCCAACACAGCTCACTATGCCCTTCTCCATGTGCTCCTGCAGATGTTGTTCCTCTTTTGCcctctttttttttcaattttttttggGCTGTTACTTTTTtctctttgtttctttttttggatatttttttcttgattcaggagcacacaaaaagtaacatagaaaactggAGCTCCAGCAAGTGAAAGACCAAATTTATTTGTGCTTTAAGATACACTCCGAATCGGAGGATAGAAAGGAAATAACGTGCACAAAAAATTGTGGTGGCAGCTAGGGTTTGATGCAAAAGGAGGGGAAAATACATAAACTGGACTCTAACACGACCCCAACCAGCAACAAGACTTTGACAAGGACACAAATTCAACACTACGAACTCTGAAACTAACAAATGCAGAGGCTATGGCGCGGAAGGTTCTAGGAAGGGGAAAAAAACAGTATGGTGTGGACTGTAGGTTGAAAAAAAGAACACTCGAACTAGGGGGAATCGATGCGAACCTGACGGTATACctttgctctgattaccacatgatAAGACTTGGATTCCcgatcttccgaaaggttcAGATAACTATCGATTTGGGCAGATTCGAGACACACCAATCCGGCTTCAAATCCAAAGAAATGAACcctgcaatcttagcaccacgaatcctctggttatcaacctagctgctgctcgattgaccttgccaagaaggcttactcttgcctgcgaatcgaagaacacaagcaagtgcACGGAGA from Panicum hallii strain FIL2 chromosome 9, PHallii_v3.1, whole genome shotgun sequence includes:
- the LOC112872975 gene encoding uncharacterized protein LOC112872975, which encodes MEESQRGMNDAIKKAVTDALIDLKLGSSIERLDRRISTLTDKVTELENRLPNEEDMGGNNSNEDAIFDEDGNIDAAATRTAMLRHRLRENRRGMGGHRHQGHAQHAPDDPYAKVKFTIPPFSGHYDAEGYLDWEMTVEQKFSAHLVPERHRVRQASSEFKDFAIIWWSGLAAENALPTTWEQLKIAMRDRFVPPSYHRDLRKKLMRLEQGEKSVQDYYGELQKGMMRCGVVEGPEDSICRFYSGLRREIQDIVDYKEFNTINQLFQFAMLAEKELQGREQQGRGKSTTSYTPRTTTSTGLNKSATFRMPPPPASKRPAASGVAAVPTRSSDLGKNSAQVPAKSSSSMASTGRTSGIQCHRCHGLGHVQKDCPSQRAYIATEDGYISTSDIEDEEEKENDDGEEEILGGEDTATYRSAIVQRVLNTQVQQPDQLQRHNLFQIFFVINNRRVRVIIDGGTSRLELRDMMRALCDAFNMGTEKLKSILGLIERIDTMATRLPQPTTSSTGYIQDVESEDVRDNPLEKKELVSKGIIIMDNVWYIKFIFVQI